A region from the Methanooceanicella nereidis genome encodes:
- a CDS encoding bifunctional nuclease family protein yields MNDFVPVKVRGVYFVSTITGPQAVVFLSDNDEKMVPIYIGPAEAISIDIALRKETTPRPMTHDLVKSIMDGFGIGINKIIIDDLDEQVFYARLMLKDTDKEIEIDARPSDCIALAVRSDASIFIEREILDKVAINRKDIEAAGNIEDLLE; encoded by the coding sequence ATGAACGACTTTGTGCCGGTGAAAGTGAGAGGAGTATATTTCGTTAGCACGATAACCGGACCTCAGGCAGTAGTTTTTTTATCGGACAATGATGAAAAAATGGTCCCGATATATATCGGTCCCGCTGAAGCAATATCTATAGATATAGCCCTGCGAAAGGAGACAACACCGCGGCCGATGACTCACGACCTGGTCAAGTCTATAATGGATGGCTTCGGGATCGGCATCAACAAGATAATCATCGACGACCTGGACGAGCAGGTGTTCTATGCGAGGCTGATGCTGAAGGACACCGATAAAGAGATAGAGATAGACGCCAGGCCAAGCGATTGCATTGCCCTTGCAGTCCGCTCGGATGCCAGCATATTCATCGAGAGAGAGATACTCGATAAGGTGGCCATAAACCGTAAGGACATAGAGGCTGCGGGCAACATAGAGGACCTTTTAGAGTAA
- a CDS encoding lysylphosphatidylglycerol synthase transmembrane domain-containing protein gives MITEADVHFPDIPFKKTAILTLIGLIIYFGYLYVVGFESVETALLSVNYWYIGLACLAAIAANVFHAAGWWIFLKDLKYKISLFDSFLIYMSATFFVNLIPSAAISGEVAKIYFVQKMTPDTRFDRTLAAGLLSRLLEIVPVALGTLIGVGYLAWNYDIPFWVLAFCVFIAGTVSLAAITILIISFNSELLMSIFKSIYMFLHRIFKSKDLDNRLLKMNAIIQQFDVSIRLLTRSKSLILKSLCHIFMAFVLDVYIAFIAFKAIGYPVSMGIIITIFSIMMILQMLPTFLPGGVGLVDIIMTLLYLSMGVPEVNAAGATILIRFVTLWFLTAAGGLVTLHLSRRLEKDQLMNSGNKFERPS, from the coding sequence TTGATAACTGAGGCTGACGTACATTTTCCGGACATACCGTTTAAAAAGACTGCCATACTGACGCTTATAGGGCTTATCATATACTTCGGATACCTTTACGTAGTGGGCTTTGAAAGCGTGGAGACCGCCCTGTTATCGGTAAACTACTGGTATATCGGCCTTGCATGCCTGGCGGCCATAGCCGCAAACGTTTTCCATGCCGCGGGATGGTGGATCTTTCTTAAAGACCTGAAATATAAGATATCACTGTTCGACTCTTTCCTGATCTACATGTCGGCGACGTTTTTCGTCAACCTCATACCCTCTGCAGCCATAAGCGGCGAGGTCGCGAAGATATATTTTGTACAGAAGATGACCCCGGATACGAGGTTTGACAGGACACTCGCGGCAGGCCTGCTGAGCAGGCTGCTCGAGATAGTGCCCGTAGCCCTTGGTACTCTCATCGGCGTTGGCTATCTTGCCTGGAACTATGATATTCCCTTTTGGGTCCTGGCATTTTGCGTGTTCATAGCCGGGACGGTGAGCCTTGCCGCCATTACGATACTTATCATCTCGTTCAACAGCGAGCTGCTGATGAGCATATTCAAAAGCATATACATGTTCTTGCACAGGATATTCAAGAGCAAGGACCTTGACAATAGATTATTGAAGATGAACGCGATAATCCAGCAGTTTGACGTCAGCATAAGGCTGCTTACAAGAAGCAAGTCCCTGATCCTTAAATCGCTGTGCCACATATTCATGGCGTTCGTGCTGGACGTATATATCGCCTTTATCGCGTTCAAGGCGATAGGCTATCCCGTCTCAATGGGCATCATCATAACGATATTCTCGATAATGATGATACTGCAGATGCTCCCGACTTTCTTGCCGGGAGGCGTAGGCCTGGTGGACATTATCATGACCCTGCTGTACCTGTCCATGGGTGTCCCGGAGGTGAATGCCGCGGGAGCGACCATCCTCATAAGATTCGTGACCTTATGGTTCCTTACAGCGGCCGGCGGATTGGTGACATTGCATTTATCCAGAAGGTTAGAAAAAGACCAGTTGATGAATTCCGGCAATAAATTTGAACGGCCGTCGTGA
- a CDS encoding GTP-binding protein — translation MILEHSNRINVHDNQRRVKVVAFGSYHSGKTSFIKRIDPDPLLTEARNHDGTTTVALDMGIRYHKGYKLYVYGTPGQERFEVAREVVAFGLNAGLVVVDSTRGMTEFEKRVLSELRGSGIPCIVLANKSDLPGASVEKVREDAGGYDDVFPISSVTGKGVDAVLDRIVELASALRSN, via the coding sequence ATGATTCTCGAGCATTCAAACCGGATCAACGTTCACGATAACCAGCGTCGCGTCAAGGTGGTCGCTTTCGGCTCATACCACTCCGGCAAGACATCTTTCATCAAGCGCATAGATCCAGATCCTCTTCTTACTGAAGCAAGAAACCATGACGGTACGACCACTGTAGCCCTTGACATGGGCATAAGGTATCATAAGGGCTATAAACTATATGTCTATGGAACGCCCGGGCAGGAACGATTCGAGGTCGCCCGGGAGGTCGTCGCTTTCGGACTGAACGCCGGCCTGGTCGTAGTGGATTCCACGCGCGGCATGACGGAGTTCGAAAAGAGGGTACTGTCAGAATTAAGGGGGAGCGGCATCCCCTGTATAGTCCTGGCCAATAAATCAGACCTTCCGGGGGCATCTGTCGAAAAGGTCAGGGAGGATGCCGGAGGCTATGATGATGTCTTTCCAATATCGTCCGTCACCGGAAAGGGTGTGGACGCGGTCCTGGACAGGATAGTCGAGCTTGCCAGTGCGCTCCGGTCAAACTAA